The segment CCCAGAACGATCTGCTGGTCGTCGCGCAACGGCTGACCGAGAACGAGCTCAAACGCCCGACGTTCGTCGTCCCCCAGGTCACTGACGTCGCGGATGATGGGTGTCATAGAAGCATTGTAACTCGCGGCAATGGCCGAGGATACATTGGCGCTTCGCCGACCATGTATTTGACGTCCAAAAACGGTAGGTCAGGCACCGCCGACGAAGTGAATGGCCCAGCCCAGCGAAGCGAAGCATCGCCACCACGTCCCAAGAGGATGCCAAAGCCGTGCCTGACGGGAATCGACGTCGATCTTGTCGGGCTATTAGCCGGCGCGGGTTTGGGGTATTGGTTGGCGTGGGGGCGCGGCGCGAAGTGTTTTTAAATTGATGGCGGTGCTGGGCTCACGCCGCTAGCTTTCATCCACAGGTGGCTCATTGCCGGCTTCAATTTTTGGTTCGGCGCGTGGCAAAGGAGGTTGCGTTCTGGCAACGGCAATCACGCGCGCGAGTAGCGATGCTGTGAAGTTCTGGAACGTTAGCTCGTCACTTATTTCTCGATAGTTGCCGGTCTTGGCAGCACTTCGGGCGACAAGATCAAACACGCTGAATCATAGAGTCGCGACCGCACGAGCTTTGTCAGCAACAGCATGTATCGCTCGGCGTAAGACGAATTCTTGAATTCTGGAAATACGTCAAAATGCCTCTCCCTCACACGCACGGCGGCGGTGGACTTCGGCGCGTCTTCAAGCAACATGAAGTAGCCCAACCAGGGTCGATCAGATGGGCGAAAAGCACCTTCTTCATAAGCAGCCCAAAGGTCGACAGCATTTCCCAGCGATTCTTCGACGCGGTTGTTGAAGTTGTTCCCAAACGATCCTACATGAGATTTGAACTCCACAATGGCGACCAATCGCTTGTCGGCGACCACCAGCAGGTCCCAACTTTTCTCCGCCCGATACCAACCTGGCAGTTCGGTTTTCTTCCTCCAATAGATCGTCGCGCGTTGAAGCCCCGCCTCCTCAAGCAGCGCAGCGATGAGTTCTCCAAATCCATCAAGATGCCTTCCGCCGGTCACAGCGCTTCGGTCGCCCCGATCCTTGTCGCCGACATCGCCGCCCTGACGATTGGCCTGCAAGCCGCGTGTCGACCAGAATTGTTTGATCGCTCGCCGGAGGCGCCGTTCCAAGTTGACGAGGAGCTGATCCATTCGCAGATTCTATTGGACCGCATCGACGGTTGTCGTGCTGAACAACCCCGACGTTTTAGATGAGACTCTTTTATGAGCATATGCGAAGTACTCTGGATCCACTTCGCAACCGATGCTATTGCGACCACACAGCGCTGCTGCAAGCGATGTCGTTCCCGTTCCCATGAACGGATCGAATACCGTATCTCCGACAAAGGAAAACATGCGAATGAGGCGCGACGCCAACTCCATGGGATATGGCGCCGGATGATTGCGCGTCGAGGCCCCCGTAACGCCTTGCCAGATCTGCTGAAACCACGTGCGATGATTCGGCTCTGAAATAAGACTCAGAATTCGCGCGGCGAGCCGCGGGGTGCGATAACCGCCTGGCTTTCGCTGCATCAAGATGAACTCGATGTCATTTTTAATGACAGAATTCGGTTCGTACGGCTTGCCAAGAAAACTGGAGCCATTGCCGTCGGCCTCGAGCTGCGCGTTGGCAATCTTGTACCAAATAATCGGGGCAAGGTTGTCAAATCCGATGGCACGGCAGCGCTCTTGAATGGAAGCATGCAAAGGCACGACGGTGTGGCGTCCGCCATTCTGCCGACGCGAAAGGCAAACGTCGCCGACAACGCAAATAAGTCGCCCGCCTGGAACCAAGGCGTCAAAACACTTTCTCCAAACGTTGTCGAGTTCGTCTAGGAATGCTTCGTAGCTGGCGATATCACCAAGTTGGCCCTTTGACTTATTGTATTCCTTCAGAGTCCAATAAGGTGGCGATGTAAGAACCAGATGAACGGAATTCAATTCCGCAAGCAGATCGCGAGAATCTCGCCGAAACAGCTTATGCCACGTGGGAACTAGCGGAATCGCCCGCTCGATCTCCGTCATCAAGGCCTGATTCTTCGCGATCCTCGGGAGATCTGTTTGCGGGTCATCAATGTTCGCAACAGACGCTGGCAAGTAACTCTCAATCTCGACCGCGCCCTCAAGCATTGGTTTCGTATGGGACAACGACACGGGGCACCTGAGAAAAGTAGGAGTGTAGATGACGGCAATAATGCAGGTTCATTGTAGGTTAACGGACTATTGCCGCTAGTCCTCAGACCCGCTTACTCAGCTTCTCAGCCAACCGCCGCAGCGCCTTGCTTACGTCATCCAGCGCAATATGCACCTGGATGATGCTCATGGCGCTCGTGTCTTCCCAGGCGGCGCGTAAGGCCTGGTCGAATTCTAGTTCGGTCCGGACTTCGTAGCCGGTGCCGCCGCCGTAGATTTCCGGGAGCTTGTGGTAGGCCCAGGGGTGGATGTCGTTGAAGTCGCCGGGGTGGAGGAAGCGTTCGGTGCCGTAGCCTTTGTTGTCGAGGATGATCACGATCGTGTTGAACCCGAGCCGGACGATCGAGGAGAGTTCCTGGCCGTTCATCTGGAACGCGCCGTCGCCGACGATGGCGACCGTGCGCAGGTGCGGCCGCGCGACGCCGGCGCCTAAGGCCGCGGGGACGGCGAAGCCCATCGACGTGTAGTAGGCGGGCGAGATGAACTCGGTGCGGCCGTGCGTGACCAGTTCGCTGGCCGCGAACAGGGCGTCGCCGACGTCGGCGATCACGATCGTGTTCTCGTCGAGTTCCAGGTTGAGCCGCGCCATCAGGCGGGTGATCGTGATCGGGGCCTCCGGTTTCAAGCGAAAATCATCGCCCCAGCCGGGCGGCAACGGCGGGACTTTTCTGGGCGGCGGATCGAGCCGCTGCTCGGCGAGGCCGTGGATGAAATCTTCCAGCAGCACGCCGTGATAGTGGTGATGGCGGATTTGCAACTGCTCGCTGGTGGCGAAGATGCACTTTCTGGGATCGAGATTGGCGGTGTAAATGCCGAGGTCGATATCGGTCATGAACGTGCCGAGGAGGACGATGAGATCGCTGTCCTCGACGAACTTCGTCACTTCCTCGCGACCCATGCCCCCTTCGTACAGACCGGCATAGAGCGGATGCGTTTCGGCGACGACGCTTTTACCGAGCATCGTGCTGGCGATGGGGATGCCGGAGCCTTCGGCCAGTTGCAAGAGCGCGTCTTGCAGGCCGTAACGGTGGACTTCGACGCCGGCGATGATGATCGGCCGGCGCGCGCGGCGGACCAGATCGCCGGCTTCCTGGACCGCTTCGGCCAGCGCGTCGTGATCGCTTTGCGGCGGGCTGATCGATGGTTCGTACGGCGCGCCGGGGACGACCTTGACCATGTCGCGCGGGATTTCGATGTAGACCGGGCGCTTGTAGCGCGCGGCGGCTTCCAGGCAGCGGTCAATTTCGCGGAAGGCGACCAGCGGGTCGTTCAACTCGGTGCCGGCGACGCAGATTTTCTCGAAGACTTCGAGCTGCGTGCGGAAATCGCGGACGCGGTGGTGCAGCAGCGGGTTGTTGAACCGCTCGCGGACGCCAGGGGAGCCGGTGATCATCACCACGGGCGATTTTTCGGCGTAGGCGCCGGCGATGGGATTGGTGAGCTTGAAACCGCCCACGCAGTAAGTGACGCAGACGGCGCCCATGCCGGTGATGCGGGCGTAGGCGTCGGCGGCGAACCCGGCGTTGTCCTCGCTGCAGCAGCCGATCACGCGGATGGGACTCTGCTCCAGCATGGAGTAGAAGCTGAGGATGTAGTCTCCGGGGATGCCGAAGATGTCCTGGATTCCGTAATCCATCAGGCGTTGGATCAGGTATTCGCCGATGGAAAGGTTTTCCACCCCGCGTTCACTGAAATCGACCGGCGCCAACCGGCGTTGAAACGGAATCGTGTTCCCTCGCGACATCGCGTGCTCCCCTCCTCGCGGCTCGTCCGTGACGCCTGGTTCCGTGCGCGTTCTCAGGCGGCGTTTACACTATAAACATAGGCCGTGAGGGGAGATACGGCTAGGCGGAGATTTGGGGGAAGTGATGATTGCGGAGTGATGAGTGATGAGTTGGGGAGCCGGGACGTGGTGGGTTCCGTCAGGCAATTAGTTGGCGCGAGTTGGGATGTGGCGGCGGGATGACGTTCGTGTTGCGTTATGGGACTTCGTTGGGGGCGCCTGATCTACGGTTTTTGGTTCTTAGGAGCCAGGCCCACCAGGCTAGGAAGGTTGCTACGCAGCCGAGGACCATGGCGGGGCGTTGCCAGTTGTGGTTAAAGAGGTAGGCGCCGACGGCGTGGAAAGTTCCCCAGACCAACACGGCGGCCATGATGATCCAGAGGACGCGTTCGGTTTTTTGAGCGGGGTTGGACATCCTGGGGATTGTTGCGCGCAGGCCCGCGCGCGTCGACCGGTGGCGCGTAAGACTTGCGTGATTTTACCGAAGATCGCGGAAGTTTTTTCAAAACTGAATCGGCAAGGTTATGGGCCGGAGAAATTATTCTCATGGCCGAAGCTGTTGCGGACACGCTGGTTAACGGCGTTGGCGATACGCACGGCGCGAACTCGGATTGTTCCATGGCATCGGATTCGCTATCACATTGGGTATCCGAACTCGCATGGATGCGTGTTCTCGGCCGACGGCGATCTGACCCATCGCGTGCGGCTGCTGGATGCTCCCCCGCAGGAGATGCATGACGCATGGACCCTCTCATGGCGATCGGCCTCTTGGCCGCTGCGCAGGTGGTCGGCTTGTTGAGCGCCGCTGGCGCCCGTTTTTCAGCCGGCTCGCGCGGACAGACGTTTTTTCAACGCCTTTTCATGGCCTGGTTTACCGTCTTGGGCATGATCACGCCCGGGGCGTTCATTATCGGGCCCGGCTACGTGCTGGCGTGCGGCACGTCTCTGGCC is part of the Planctomycetia bacterium genome and harbors:
- a CDS encoding site-specific DNA-methyltransferase, translated to MLEGAVEIESYLPASVANIDDPQTDLPRIAKNQALMTEIERAIPLVPTWHKLFRRDSRDLLAELNSVHLVLTSPPYWTLKEYNKSKGQLGDIASYEAFLDELDNVWRKCFDALVPGGRLICVVGDVCLSRRQNGGRHTVVPLHASIQERCRAIGFDNLAPIIWYKIANAQLEADGNGSSFLGKPYEPNSVIKNDIEFILMQRKPGGYRTPRLAARILSLISEPNHRTWFQQIWQGVTGASTRNHPAPYPMELASRLIRMFSFVGDTVFDPFMGTGTTSLAAALCGRNSIGCEVDPEYFAYAHKRVSSKTSGLFSTTTVDAVQ
- a CDS encoding PaeR7I family type II restriction endonuclease, yielding MQANRQGGDVGDKDRGDRSAVTGGRHLDGFGELIAALLEEAGLQRATIYWRKKTELPGWYRAEKSWDLLVVADKRLVAIVEFKSHVGSFGNNFNNRVEESLGNAVDLWAAYEEGAFRPSDRPWLGYFMLLEDAPKSTAAVRVRERHFDVFPEFKNSSYAERYMLLLTKLVRSRLYDSACLILSPEVLPRPATIEK
- a CDS encoding thiamine pyrophosphate-binding protein, whose protein sequence is MSRGNTIPFQRRLAPVDFSERGVENLSIGEYLIQRLMDYGIQDIFGIPGDYILSFYSMLEQSPIRVIGCCSEDNAGFAADAYARITGMGAVCVTYCVGGFKLTNPIAGAYAEKSPVVMITGSPGVRERFNNPLLHHRVRDFRTQLEVFEKICVAGTELNDPLVAFREIDRCLEAAARYKRPVYIEIPRDMVKVVPGAPYEPSISPPQSDHDALAEAVQEAGDLVRRARRPIIIAGVEVHRYGLQDALLQLAEGSGIPIASTMLGKSVVAETHPLYAGLYEGGMGREEVTKFVEDSDLIVLLGTFMTDIDLGIYTANLDPRKCIFATSEQLQIRHHHYHGVLLEDFIHGLAEQRLDPPPRKVPPLPPGWGDDFRLKPEAPITITRLMARLNLELDENTIVIADVGDALFAASELVTHGRTEFISPAYYTSMGFAVPAALGAGVARPHLRTVAIVGDGAFQMNGQELSSIVRLGFNTIVIILDNKGYGTERFLHPGDFNDIHPWAYHKLPEIYGGGTGYEVRTELEFDQALRAAWEDTSAMSIIQVHIALDDVSKALRRLAEKLSKRV